The DNA segment CGCGAGTCAGCGCGCGTATGTCGGGCACCTGACCGCCTCGATGCGTACGCCTCGTGTTTCCGCAAGGGCAACTGGCTGACCATGAAGCACGGCCAACGTATTGAATGCAATATCCAATGCCAATGCGCGAATCATGCAGGGCAAGGGGGTGCGGCAGCGTCCGCGATCGGTGCTCGCCTGTCTGCAGCGATCGCCTGGCAGGCTCGCCTTGTCCACAACGCACAGACATCGGCAGGGCGTGAAGGTTCGACGGCGTGCAGGCTGCCCGCAGCTGTCCGGGGATGGCCGCCGGCGCAGTCATGGCGCTGGACCTGGGGCGTCTCGGTGGACGCCTCGTTCACAGGGAGTGCGCACCCGGACGATGGGTTTCACTCCGCCGCCGCCAGCCTGATCGTGGCGGCGCCGGTGAGTCGGTCGATCGTGATATCCACCACGCAGTACTCGGCCTGTTCCTCTACCGGGGTCGGATCGTCGGCGCAGCTGCAGCCGGCGATGATACCGGTGTAGAACAGGCCGGCGCGGGCGTGGATCATGCCCGCACGGTCGGATGCGCTGATGAGCAATGACCTGCGGGGCGCGTTCGATGGCATAGCTGCTGCCGCGCAGTCCCTGCTGCAGCGGCAGCAGGGCCGGGTCGAGCTGCTCCAGCTCCTGTTGCAGCACTGTCGCGAAGCCGGCCGTGTCCCAGGCCTGCAGGCTGCGGGCGAGTCGTATGCGGGGCGTTGCGGCAGGCGTTTCCGGTGACATGGGGACAGTATAGCGTGCGCGCGTCAGGCAGCCACACGCCTCGGCCACGGGTCCGGAACCGGTTTGACGATCCCGCCATGGTCGCGGTCGCGGGGGATGACGGGACAGGTTCTATTGCGCAGGCCCGCCACCGGGTGGTACGCAGGTCGCGCGCCTGACCCGGTACTGCAGGGTGCCGCACTTGCTTTCCAGGACCGCCTGTTGCGCATCGATGCTGACCACACGATCCACGATCGTAGCGCCCGGCTGGATGCTGTCGGGCTGTTCGCTCGTAATGACGTGGATCACCAGGAGCCCGTCGCGCACCAGCCATTGCGCCGTGCTGTGGAACTCCGCCGCGGTGCAGGTGTTGTCGGTGTATGCCGTGAACTCCAGACTGCCGTCCGCCCGGTAGGTGGAGATCGCGCCGGGTTCGGCAAACGTCGGGTCCTGCGGGGAGACCGCCCAGCTGCCGACCAGCAGCTGCGTGATCTCCGTATCGCCGAGCGGTGGTGCCGTGCCTTGCGTGCCGAACACCGGCCACGCCGGGCGTTCACCGCCCAGTCGTGCGATCCGCTCCTGCGTGGCCGGGTGACTGCGCAGATAGCCGCGAAACGGGTCGGACGCGCTGCCGTGGGTACACTCGGCCCGGGTCTGCATGCGGCCCAGAATCCGTGCCAGGACGGCGGGCGGGATGCCGTTGCGTTCCAGCATTGCGCCTGCGTAGGTGTCGGCCTCGCGCTCGAACTCGCGCGAGTAGCGCGCCTGCAGCAGGGCGGCGGGCACGCCGGCGGCGACGCTGCTCACGTCGCCCAGGTACCAGCCGACCAGGACGCCGACCATGGAGCCCTGGATCAGCATGCGCAGGCCGTGGCGGCGGTCGAGATGGCCGAGTTCGTGCGCAAGCACCCCGAATATCTCGCTGTCGTCCCCGGCGCTGTCCACCAGCTGGTCGGTCACTACGATGGTGCCGTCGGGCAGGGCGAAGGCATTGGCGCCGATCGCGCCGCCGTCGCGGAACACGATGCGGTGCGCGGGGGCGGCGCCGTGCGCCGGTGCCAGCCGGTCGAAGGCGGCAGCGAGTGCCGCCTGGCGCGCGGCGGGCAGGGCGCTCGGCCTGAACACGTGTTCGTCGAACACGGCCAGGGTCGATTCACCCATGCCGGCCAGCAGGCGCGCCGGCAGACGCGCGGCGATCCAGTCCGCGGCGGCCGGCAGTCCCCAGTGATAGCCGGCGAATGCGCTGGCGAGCGTCAGCACCACCGCCGCCAATGCCCAGTGCCAGCGTGCCTGCAGGCGCACCACGAAACCGTCGCCGATGCCGGCCTCGCGCAACAGGGCCGCGAATGCCGCAGGCGCGTGCACCTCGCAGTGTGCGCCGTCGGCGAAACGCACCACGCGCGGTGCCGCGCCCAGGGGCTCGGAGATGTCGAGGGCGGCGAGCGGCTCCTCGCGGGCCACCGTCGCGCCGTCCACGATGAGCCATGCGCCGCGCAGGTAGAGGCTGGCCGGCTGCGGCCGGGCCGAGATACCGTCGAAATAGGTTGCCGGGACCGCTTCCATCAGAAGGAGATGTCGAAATCGAACAGGTCCGCGGTCTCTGCACCGGTCGCCGTCGTGCCCTGCTGCCGGTCCGCCGTGAACGCGTCCAGCGGCGCTGCCGGCAGCAGGGCGATATGCTGCAGGCGGTAGCGTGCCAGGCGCACGTCGGCATACGGCTTGAACAGACCCAGCGTCGCCACCACGCCGACGAAGTTGGTCAGAAAGATCCAGAACAGCCCGCGCACGCGCACGTCGCTGGCGAAGGCGTGCGGGCCGAGCGTGGTGTGGTTCCACACCAGGTTCTGCGCACGCGCGCTGAGCCAGGGCCCGAGCAGCAGATACAACATCAGGTAGGTGCCAAGAACGACCGCCCCGACGAAGCTGAACATGCGCTGCGCGGCTGCTTCGCTCATCGTATCGGGATTGGCGAATTCGACGGGGAACAGCACCGCCGCGCCGCCGGCGACCAACGCGATCACGAGCAGCGCCAGGCCCAGCAGTTTCAGGTACAGGACGAAGAAGGGACCGCTGCCGGCCGTGAAGGCGAACGGCGTGTCCGCGTACCAGCTGCGGTTATGCTGGTAGCGCTTGATGCGCTGGTGCGCGAGCGGCACCAGCAGGGAGGCGCTCAGCAGCGCCAGCAGCGGATACAGCAGGAAACTGATATAGCCCTGGCGGGTAGCGCCGCGGAACGAGAAGCGCAGGCCGCGGTGGCTGCTGTTGTGCAGCTTGAAGCGCAGCGAGCGCACGATCAGCCAGGGGAAGAGCAGGGCCAGCAGCGTCATCGCGCCCAGCGCCATGGCGGGGGAGACGGCCCCGGCCAGCTGATAGGCGACGAGCAGCGCTACCGCGATGATCCGGCCCTTGAGGATCGCCCGCGGATCGCCGTGGAAATCAAAGCTGTGTTCGTCCAGGGTCGTGTTCAGGTAGAAGTAGCGCAGGCGCCGCACCTTGGCCCAGGCGGAATACACCCCCAGGGTCAGCAGGCTGAGCGCGATATTGACGATCCAGATCCGGAAATACTCGGAGCCCCGGCCGGAGAAGGCCAGGCGCCGGGTGGCGGGTGTCGCCGGCACTGATGCCATGTCCTACCCCTGTCGCTGTGGCGGTCGTGACGCACATTGTGCCGCCAGGCAGGGGCGTGCGCCAGTAATGCCCGCCGCGGGGGCTCATGAAAGCCGTACTAATACGAATGTACTATCCCTGGCGTAAAACCGCATGCGCCTGAGCGCCGGGATCCCTGTGGCTGGTTCTGTGCCTCATGTCACCGTTGCCAGGGTGGAGGCTTGCAGTGGCGGCGTTCCCGGGATAGGGTGAGTCCTTTACGCTACGGTTCTGCACCGCAGCGCTTACCTGTCCGTACCGGAGACGCTCATAATGAAATTTATCCAGCCCCTTTCGGCAACCCTGGTTACCCTGCTGCTGCTCACGGCCTGCGGCGGTGGCGGTGGTGGAACCGCTGCGCTGACCGGCAGCACCGGGCTGGGTTCGACCGTCACGACCGGCGTGAGTATCACCCAGACCAATGCACCGGACGTGGCCGCTGCCGCCCTGCACGGCATCAACGCCGCGAGCGGCAGTTCGGATGGTGCCGCCTCGACGCCGCCGCTGATCACCGGCGTTGCCGTCAATACCCGCAGCGGTCATTTCAGCCTGGCGGGGGTGGTGACCGATCAGCTCGCCCGGGTCGGCGCGCTACAGGCCAGCCCCAGCGCCGGGATCGTCGGTGCCGCGGTGAGTGACAACGTGTCCTGTACCAGCGGCGGTTCGGCCTCGGTCTTCGCCAATCTCGCCGATCCCGCGTTCGCGGTGCTGACCGTCGGCGATACCCTGAGCGTCACCTTCTTCCTGTGCAACGAAACCGGCGTCGTGCTGGACGGTGCGCTCGCCATCGTCGTGGCCACGATCGCGGGGAGCACCACCTTCGACGGTCTGCCGCCCTTCGACATCAC comes from the Pseudomonadota bacterium genome and includes:
- a CDS encoding YjgN family protein, which translates into the protein MASVPATPATRRLAFSGRGSEYFRIWIVNIALSLLTLGVYSAWAKVRRLRYFYLNTTLDEHSFDFHGDPRAILKGRIIAVALLVAYQLAGAVSPAMALGAMTLLALLFPWLIVRSLRFKLHNSSHRGLRFSFRGATRQGYISFLLYPLLALLSASLLVPLAHQRIKRYQHNRSWYADTPFAFTAGSGPFFVLYLKLLGLALLVIALVAGGAAVLFPVEFANPDTMSEAAAQRMFSFVGAVVLGTYLMLYLLLGPWLSARAQNLVWNHTTLGPHAFASDVRVRGLFWIFLTNFVGVVATLGLFKPYADVRLARYRLQHIALLPAAPLDAFTADRQQGTTATGAETADLFDFDISF
- a CDS encoding M48 family metallopeptidase, which codes for MEAVPATYFDGISARPQPASLYLRGAWLIVDGATVAREEPLAALDISEPLGAAPRVVRFADGAHCEVHAPAAFAALLREAGIGDGFVVRLQARWHWALAAVVLTLASAFAGYHWGLPAAADWIAARLPARLLAGMGESTLAVFDEHVFRPSALPAARQAALAAAFDRLAPAHGAAPAHRIVFRDGGAIGANAFALPDGTIVVTDQLVDSAGDDSEIFGVLAHELGHLDRRHGLRMLIQGSMVGVLVGWYLGDVSSVAAGVPAALLQARYSREFEREADTYAGAMLERNGIPPAVLARILGRMQTRAECTHGSASDPFRGYLRSHPATQERIARLGGERPAWPVFGTQGTAPPLGDTEITQLLVGSWAVSPQDPTFAEPGAISTYRADGSLEFTAYTDNTCTAAEFHSTAQWLVRDGLLVIHVITSEQPDSIQPGATIVDRVVSIDAQQAVLESKCGTLQYRVRRATCVPPGGGPAQ